Part of the Terrisporobacter glycolicus ATCC 14880 = DSM 1288 genome is shown below.
AAAACTAATAAAAAGAAGCAAAAAAATATGGGTTCTTATCCTTTAAAAAGAGATGCAAGCAAGAGACTAAATGAAGTAAAAGAAGATATATATAAGGATGAATTATTAGTTCCAAACGAGATAATTTTGGAAGATTACATATTGGATTTCTTAGAAAAATATAAGATAAATTTATCCATAACTACTTATAATGTTTACACTAGAATATGTAAAAAATATATAATTCCTTTACTGGGAGATATAAAATTATGTGAAATTAAACCTATACATGTACAAAATTATGTGGACGATTTACTTGATTTGCTAACGCCACAGACTATAAAAGTACACTTAAATGTACTAAATTTATCACTGAAAAGAGCTTACAGATTGAAGCTTATTAAAGAAAATCCAGTACAATTTGTGGAGGTACCGAAGAACAGAAAATATAAAAATGAGATTTACAATGCTGAGGATATGCAAAAACTGTTAGAAAAATCTCAAGGAACTTATATGGAATTACCTATTGTACTTGCTGGAGGATTAGGGCTAAGAATATCAGAAATACTAGGCCTTACATGGAATAATGTGGATTTTAATAATCTTACTATTACAATAGATAAAATAACAGTCAGAAATAATGGCCAAGTTATACTAAAAGATCCTAAAACTGATTCTTCTATAAGAACTATTTCAGCTCCAAAAGAGGTAATTCTAATGTTAAAACAACTGAAAAAAGATAGATTGGCAGCAAAATTAAGAGGTGAAAAGTCACATAGAGAGCTTATATTCTATGATAAAAATTTGAATCCTATAGCTGCGGATGTTTTGAGTAAGAAATTTAGGTTATTCTTAAAAGAGAATAATTTAAAACATATAAGATTTCATGATTTACGTCACTCTCATGTTACTCTATTAATCGATGCAAAGGTACCTATAAAGGTTATTTCTGAGAGAGTTGGGCATTCCAACATTAATACTACTCTTAATATATATTCTCATGCTCTTAAAGAAATGGATCAAGAAGCTTCTGATAAGATTTCTAGTACTCTATTTAATAAAGATAGAAAAATGAGCTAGTTTATATTTTTTAGAAATTAAATTTGAATTATCTAAAAAAGTAAGAAAACGAAATTTTTATAACGGATTTTAAGGTGGGTATAACTATTTAATAATAGTAATTATTGATTACGATCTAAAACTTCTTAAAATCCTATTTAATAACTTATATAAGAAATATTACAAATTAAGCAATATATCATTATAAAAAGTTACCATAATATTATTATGGTAACTTTTACTTTGATTTACAAGTTAAAAAACTAAAAATGAGGTTTATTAAGATTGATGAATAATTATTAATAAATATTTCTATGAAAATTATCATTTATAAAATTTATAATTTTCATAAGATAAAAATACATCTAGAAATAATTTCTAATATAAACTCATTTTTACGATAGAAAAATATATTATAAGATTTATGTTTACATAATTATATTATGCAAACTATTTTGGGATTATTTTGAAATTATTTAAAAACTAACTTTTTTAAATGGCATTTAAGATATCTAAAAAAATATTGAAATGTGTTTATATAGATAAGAAAGAAAATGTCTTAAAATTGATTTTAATGCTTTATGTGGCGTTTTTGTAAAAAAACGAAAAATAATGTTTAATTAACAAGAAAAAAGTTACCATAATAATATTATGGTAACTTCTGTTATCATAGAAATTTTTTTCTTTTAAAAATAATAAAACTGAGAATTATTATTAATAGAATAACTAAGATTGTTATTTTATAACCATATTCATAAGTTAACTCTGGCATGTATTTGAAATTCATACCATATATACCTGTAATTATACTTATGGGTACAGCCGTTCCTGTAAAAATAGTAAGTTTAGTTATTAGACTGTTTGTTCTCTCTGAAACTTTAGAAGAATATATGTCTAAAAGCTTATCTGCTAGTTCTCTAGTGCTTAATGAAAAATTGTAAAGTTTGTCAATGGACAGATCCAATCCTTGTATAAGCTTCTCATATTCTTTTTCTAAATATGAATTATCAGGATTATCATCGGAGAAAAATTCCATACCATCTTTTAGTAAAGTATCTATTATATAAGTTAATGGTCTAATGTTTTTTACACAATTTCTACACATACCTCTTATATGGCTTATTTTACTAGATACATTCTCCCCTACTTCGTTTATAATATCATCTTCCAATTCTAAAATAATCTCTTCTACCTTTTCTAAATTTTCAAATTGATTAGAAATTATAATTCTAAGAATACTAGAGTATATTATAAATAATGATAAGGTAAGATTAGATTTATAATAGAAAGTCTCACACATTAACTGTTTTACTTCCTTATATATATCATTTTTCTTTCTAAGAACTATAAGAAGATATTTATCTGATAAGAATATATTTATTTCTTCTAATAGAATATCTTCTTCACATATTTGAAAATTAGCAAGAGTGAAGAAGATATATTCATCATAAATATTAACTCTTACCTTATCATCAAAAGAAAGACAGTCTTTATAAGCTTCATTATTTAGTTTTAAAGTGTCTTTGAAAAATTTTAACTCCCAAGGATTACATACAATAAAATGGTAATCTTTATTAAAATTAATTTCATCTATATTCTTTGTTACTTGTTTTGTATTTAGGTTTAATATATGCATTTATATATTTCTCTCCTTAGTAAAATCTAACACTGAAAGTTTCTATAATATTATTATGTAAACTTTTAGTTGAAGTAAAAATCAAAACTTCAATAACGTATACTATTTATTATAGTACTCTTTTGAATTTAAATATACACTATAACGGGTTCATTTTATTGGAAAGTAAACAATTATATTGTATAATATAACCATATTTCACAATCTTTGTGAAAAGTAATAAAAGGGGGAAATATGGTTATATCAACGAAATCAAAAATTAAATATCCTATGGGCTTTTATGTATGTACTTCAGCCTATGCATTAGAACGTATGGCATTTTATTCAGCTAAATGGCTAATTGCTATATTTATTGCTGCTGAAGTCATAAAAGGAGGTTTAGGGCTTACACCTGCAGACGGTGCAAAAATGACTGCAAATTTAGTAGCTTTTACTTATCTAACTCCGATTTTAGGAGGATTTATTGCAGATAGGTGGATAAGTCCTAGACTATGTGTTATTCTAGGAGCCTTAATTATGGGTGCTGGTTACGTGCTTGGATATCAAGCATCTGTAATGTCATCACCAAAACTTTTAAGTGGTATGATTTTGCTTGTATCTATTGGGACAGGTTTATATAAAGGAAATATTGCTGGAATAAGCGGTAGATTGTTTAAAGATAAAAGTCGACTTGACTCTGCTTTTAGTATTCAATACTCTATAGCAAATATGGGCTCATTTCTTGGAACTCTTATTGTATCCTTTATAGCTTATAAAATAGGTTTTGGTAAAACATTCTTAGTGTGTGCCCTACTTTTATTAGTTTCTGCTATATGGTTTTATTTTGGAGGTAGAGCTACATTTGGAGAAATAGGTAAAAAGCCATTTGAAGCAAACGAAAACAAAACTTATACTAATAATTTATCAAAAGATTATAGGACACCTCTTACATTAGAAGATAAGAAAAAAATTGGAGCTATAATTCTTTTTAGTGTATTTTCTGTAGTATTTTGGATTGTTTGGTATTTAACTTATATGCCAGTATTGTATCACTGGGGGCCTGATTTTGATTATGCTAACAAAGCTAATTGGGTAATAGGAAATTTTAGAGTTCCTTCTTCTTGGTTTGATTCCCTAAATTCACTTTGTTGTATAATTTTAGGACCAGTATTAGCAGCGGTTTGGTCTAGAAATGCTAAGTCATCAAAAGGCGATATGAGCATTTTTAAAAAGACTGCTATGGGAATGATGTTACTTGGATTAGCATTCATTCTTATGTGTACAGCTGAAATATTAAGAGGCGATGGTCAAGCTAGCTTAATGTGGATAATAGCTGTAGGAATATTAATTTCTATTGGAGAAATGGTGTTTGCTCCACTAGGAAAATCCTTTATAAGTAAATTTTCTCCTCCTAGATTGTTAGGTCTAATGATGGGTGTATGGCCTTTGGCAAGATTTATAGCAGGAAAGACATATGGATATTTATATGAAATGTTATCTGGTCATTCATTTGTTTATGCTTATGGTATTGTTTCTATAATAGTAATTTTATGTGGTATAACTATATGGTTACTAGATAAAAAAATATCTTTATTAGAAGATCGCAAGAATGAAGCTAAAGAGACAGTATAAATTCATTGTATTATTTTAAAAAAGCAAATAAAAGTGCCTATTTTTACCTTAAAGAACAAATGTTCGTAAAGTTAAAAATAGGCATTTTTTATATTTTAAATCCTATTATTTAAGATAAAATATTTTTAAAACTTATAAACTAATCTTTTACAAGCAGTATTTTTTATCCTTCTATCAAGTTCCATATAATAATCTTCTTCAATAAATTTATTCGTAGACCAAAAATTTTTAGCAGTATTATTTTTAGGAGCAAGTAAGATAAATTCGATATTTTCTATACTTTTTAATATTTCAATAAAATGAATTATTAATTTACTACCCATACCCTTACTAGTTGGATTTACTGAAAACCACTCTATTTTAGCATAAAGTAAATTACTATCATTATATTTATTTTGGATATATTCATCAAGATCATGACCTTTTAAATGCTTAGCTTCTGTATCATAATAGAAAGATTCTTTATCTGGGTAATATAATCTGAAATTTAAGCTTAAATCCATGCTCTTGCCGTAGTTATTTTTATTATAAATGCTATAATAGCCCTTCTCTTTTGAACCTATATATACAAAGCTTGGATCTAAATATATTATTTTTTTTACTAAATTATTTAGTTTTTCGCAAATCTCTTTTATTGTTTCCTCCTCATTAACTTTAGCTTTACATGGCATATAATCACCTCAAATTTTATATTTACTTAAGTATTAAGATGAAATCATAATGTCTGTATCTAAATTTAGATTATATTATATAATTCTACATAAAATCCTTTATTCCTATATTTAGGTTAATTATGCTGTGCTTTTCATATAAAATTTAAACAATTTATAATAATGATAAGCAATTAGTTATAGGTTTTATAATTAATATGTATTTTACTCATCATTATTAGTTTTATATAATTAAGTTAAAAGTAAATATGGAAAGAAGGTAAATATTATGAGTGAAAAACAGTCGAAATCAGAAAGGTTATGGATTTTATTTAAATCAATGTTTGTCCTTAGTGCTTGTACATTTGGCGGAGGATTTGTAATAGTATCTCTTATGAAAAAAAAGTTTGTAGAAGAATTACAGTGGCTTGAGGAAGATGAAATGCTGGATATAACAGCTATTACGCAATCCTCACCAGGTCCACTTCCTGTAAATGCTTCAGTTATTATAGGTTATCGCATGAACGGAGTTATAGGTTCATTAGTTGCAATTATCGGAACAATTATTCCTCCAATGGTAATCATATCTCTTATTTCATTATTCTATACACAATTTAGAACTAATACATATATAGCAATTATGCTTCAAGTAATGAGGGCAGGTGTTGCAGCAGTTATATTTGATGTTGTTATAAATCTAGCTCAAAACGTTTGTAAAACAAAAAGAGTTATGTATATAGCTATGATGGTAATATCATTTATTGCAACTTATTTCTTTGGTGTAAGTGCAATGCTTATTATATTAACATGTTTAGCTATAGGTATAATTGATTTAATAGTTAATTTAAAGAAAGAAAAAAAGCATAATGGAGGACAAAAACAATGTTGTTAATGAAATTATTTTTTAGTTTTTTACAAGTAGGATTATTTAGTGTAGGTGGTGGTTATGCAGCTATTCCCCTTATTCAAGATCAAATTGTCAATGTCCATGGTCTTATGACTCTTTCTGAATTTACAGATTTAATAACTATTGCAGAAATGACACCTGGACCAATTTCAATAAACTCTTCAACATTTGTTGGAACTAGACTTGCAGGTCCTTTTGGAGCAACTATTTGTACGCTTGGTTGTATAATACCATCATTTGTAATTTGTTTAACCCTTGCACATTTTTATTACAAATATCGTAATTTTACTGGCGTGCAAACTGTATTAGCCTCACTTCGCCCTGCTGTTGTAGCTTTAATAGGTTCTGCTGGTGCATCTATATTATTACTAGCATTATTTAATTCAGATATAAGAAGCTTAAATTTAGGTGATTTTAGAATAATAGAATTTGGATTATTTGTTGGATGTTTATATCTACTTAGAAAATATAAAGCAAATGCTATTTCTATAATACTTGGAAGTGGTGTTGTAGGAACTGCAATGTATTTAATTCAAGGTGTAATTATATAAAAAATAAAATAGGTATACCTAATCCTTAGGTGTACCTATTTTTGCATATTTCAATAAACTTTTTCATTTGAGGTGATATATATTTATTCTTGTGATAAATCAATTTGCTTTCACGATAAACTTTAATATTATCAACATTAACAATTCTAAGCTTCTTCTCTTCTATTTCTTTCTTTATTAATAGTTTTGATATTATGGCTATTCCCTTTCCATCTTTAACTAAATTTTTTATAGCTTCTGTATTTGTGCAGCTCCATTTCTTATTTATCTTAATTTTATTTTCTATAAGTAATTGCTCAAATTGATTTCTATTTGCACTACCTTCTTCTCTAGAAATTACATCTTGGTTATGTAATTCTGAAATTGATATACATTGTCTATCCCAAAATGAATGATCTTTTCCAACGACCATTACTAATTCATCATTATGTACGGGAATTTGAATTATTTCATCACTTTGCAAACAACCTTCCACTATAGCTAAGTCAAGCTCACTAAGACAAACTTTATTTTCAATAGTAGAGGTGTTATCTACTGTTACCCTTACATCTATTCCAGGAATCTCATCTTCTAATTGTTCTACAATATCTATTAACATTGTAGTGCCTATGGAAACACTTCCTCCGATTTTTATTGTCATTTTTGAGGATGCATCAAACATAGCACTTTCCATATCTTCAAATGAACTTACAATATGTCTAGCATATGATAATAAGGTCTCTCCTGCTTCTGTTATATAAAGTCTTTGTGACAGTCGTTCAAATAATTTTATGTCATAATATTTTTCTAATTCTGATATTGCCTGGCTTACTGCTGGCTGAGATATATAAAGTTTTTCTGCTGCTTTTCTCATAGTTTTGCATTCTACTATAGTTATAAATATTCGTAAATGCCTAATTGTCATAGTATACTCCTCAATTCTTGTTGTTATATTATAAGTATACTATAATTAATTATTTACGTGCAAAACTTGTATTGAAAATTTTTAATAAAATGTTTCATACTGTAGAAAAAAGAAAATTATTATTCGTTTTTTAAAATAATTAATTTTATTGTTGCAATTATGATTTTTTTCACTATAATTTATGTGTGCGTAGTTAAATATTCTGGAGACAATATGATGTATGGAGGGGGAATTAAAGATGTGTGAAAGGGGAAATTAAATGCGTAAAAAAAATAATAAAAGAAAGATTTGGTTAAGTTTATTTTTAGTGACGACCTTATTTTTTATTGCTTTTTCAGATGTAAATTCCAGTTCTTATGCTGAAAAATCCACTACTTTAAATACAAGAAAATATTCTGGATTTGTTAAGAAATCTGGTAAAATCTATTACTATAGTCCTAAAACAGGTAAAAAATTAACAGGATTTAGAACTATAAAAGGTGAAAAATATTATTTTTCAAAATCATCAGGTCAAGCATTAACAGGCCTTAGAACAATAGAAGGAAAAAAATATTATTTTTCAAAATCATCAGGTCAGGCTCTGACAGGATTTAGAACTATAAAAGGTGAAAAATATTACTTCTCACCATCATCGTGTGAGGCTCTGACAGGATTTAGAACTATAAAAGGTGAAAAATATTACTTCTCACCATCATCATGTGAAGCATTAACAGGACTTAAAACAATAAAAGGTGAAAAATATTACTTTGCAACATCATCATGTGAAGCATTAACAGGACTTAAAACAATAAAAGGGAAAAAATATTACTTCTCACCATCATCATGTGAAGCATTAACAGGACTTAAAACAATAAAAGGGAAAAAATATTACTTCTCAAAATCATCATGTGAAGCATTAACAGGACTTAAAACAATAAAAGGGAAAAAATATTACTTCTCAAAATCATCATGTGAGGCATTGGCAGGACTTAAAACAATCGAAGGGAAAATATATTACTTCTCAAAATCATCATGTGAAGCATTAACAGGACTTAAAACAATAAAAGGGAAAATATATTACTTCTCAAAATCATCATGTGAGGCATTGGCAGGACTTAAAACAATCGAAGGGAAAATATATTACTTCTCAAAATCATCATGTGAAGCATTAACAGGCCTTAGGACAATAGAAGGGGAAAAATATTATTTTTCAAAATCATCATGTGAAGCACTAGCAGGGCTTAGAACGATAGAAGGAAAAAAATATTACTTCTCAAAATCATCATGTGAAGCATTAACAGGGCTTAGAACAATAGAAGGAAAAAAATATTACTTCTCAAAATCATCATGTGAAGCATTAACAGGACTTAGAACTATAAAAGGGGAAAAATATTATTTTGATATATCTACTTGCAAAGCTATTAATGGATTTAAGAAAATAGATGGAAACACTTATTATTTTAGTGAGAAAGATTTTAATGCTTTAAGTGGTCTTCAATCATTTGATAAAGACTTATATTACTTTAATGAAAGTACTTTTGCAATGACTATCAATAAAACAATAACTTATTGCAATATAGATTTTACCTTTGGTAGTAATGGAGTTTCAAATAATATGAAAATAAAGCCTGGTTTTGAAAATGATAGAAGAACAAATTTATTATATAATGGATTTTCTAAGTTAGGTCTTCCTTATGGACCTACTGCTGATGGTTTGTTAAGATGCAATACTTTTGCAGCTTATTGCTATAATTCTATAGGATATACAGGGTTAAATAATCTAAGATCTGATAATCAAGCAAAATATGTATTAGAACAAGGTGGAGAAATAACAGCAAGTGAGCTTAAACCAGGAGATTTAATTTTCTTTAATATGGAAAATAGCCCATATTGTGATAACAATGGTGATAATGATACTTGTAGTAGAAAGGAAGTTATCAATGGTATAGAATACCACGTACATCATGTTTCCATATACCTTGGTAAAGGAAAAACAATTGATACTTCATCTAAAACAGGTTATATTAAAGTAAGAGATTTCAATATGGATACTTCTAGCACTAATTATTATCCTGTACTTTACGGAAGTTTATTGGATAAATAATTAATAAATGAAAATATAACTTTATAGTATAAATTTATTAAAGCATGGATATAAGAATTAATTATCCATGCTTTAATTATATACTTATGAAATAAAAAACTTTTATAGTTTGGGATATAAATTACTCCTTTAAGTCTATATTCATTTCACATATGCAAAAATCTATGTAGAACACTTTATCTAAGTATTTATGATAAACATTTTATTACTTTTATCATATAAATATAATACGTAGAAATTCTACTAAATATTATCAACATGGAGTGTACTATTATGGACAAAAATTGTGTAAATAAGTGTAATTCTTGCAACATGTCTTCATGTCAGGAGCTAAAAGCAGATAAAACTTGTAAAAATAAAAAAGTTTACTGCTCTGGGAAAATGGAATCTTCATCTTGCCCTATGTTTGTTGTTCCTGTAAATTGTGGAGATTTTCAAATTTTTAATATTTTAAAATGTTCAATTGGCAAAATGGTGGGGTTAAAATTAGAAGGTAGTGACTGCATATTAAGATTAAAAGTTTGCCAGGTTAATCAGTGTGCAGTTATGGGCAAAACATGTTCTGGAAAAGGTCCTATCTATATTAAATTAAGTTCTATTCAATATGTAGATTTAGGTAAAGAAGTTTATGTTAATCCATTATGTAATTTTTCTAGTGGAGTTGGAACTCAAGGTCCAGCAGGACCTATGGGACCAATGGGGCCAAAGGGACCAAAAGGAGATATGGGATCACAAGGCCCAACAGGCCCTATGGGACCAAAAGGACCAAAAGGAGATAAAGGAGATATGGGATCACAAGGCCCAACAGGCCAAATGGGACCAAAAGGTGAAACAGGACCACAAGGCCCAGCTGGTACTCCTGGAGCATCAAGTAAGGGTACAAAAGGTGAAACAGGACCACAAGGTCCAGCAGGACCTATGGGGCCAATGGGTCCACAAGGACCAAAAGGTGATATGGGATCGCAAGGCCCAGTAGGACCAACAGGTCAAATAGGTCCAATGGGTCCACAAGGACCAAAGGGTGAAATCGGCCCACAAGGTTCAGCTGGTATCCCTGGAACTGTAGTCCCTACTCCAATACCTGAGTATGAATATAAAAAGAAAAAATACCAAAATAAAAAATAGTATATAATATATTAATTGAATTTTTATTATTAAATTAGAACTTTGATTTTTTTAAGTGTAGATAATATAGCTTATAATTATGTTGTCTACACTTTTCTATTTCATACAATTACAGGAACTAATATTGGGTTCCTTAAAAATTGTATATTAGATGATTAACACCTTGATACAATATATGAATATTTCGATATTTTAGGAGGAAGATTAGAATAATCAACTTCTCTACATACTTTGGTACGTTGTTACTTTCAAATAAAATTTATAGCTGAGTATGTATTCATTCTGTCATCTAACATTGGATATAGTGGCATTTGGAAGGCAATATTTACTTCTTTAGTATCTCTTGCATAAAGACTTACAGAAGTAAAGTTTTCAAAATAATACATATTTTGTTCTGACGAATGAATTTACTCATGAGCTTACTTTTTAAACGAAGCTGTTTATCTATTGTATGGTAAAATATGATTTATCATACTATTTTATTAAATAATGCCCAATCTATTTTTTATTTCAGGTAAAGATTTTAGAAATTCGAAATAAAAATCTTCTTCTTTTATCTTAATGCCATAACAGCTATCTAATAGAATTTGATTAAGTTCCTCAATTTCTTTCTCATCTCTCACAAACTTTAAGCGGAAAGTTAATGCTTTAATAAATTTATACCACTCTAAGATAAACTGTTTATTTTTATTATAATTTTCGATTCCAACCCAATTTCTTACCTTAACGTCTTTCAAACCTTCCTTAGGACAATTTCCTACTTGTAAAAAGTACTTAAAGTCATTATCTTTATACACTCTTCCAAGAGGGAACAAACGACAAATATTTGGTCGTTTAGAATGAATCATACATCTACCTTCTTGGTCTAAAAAACTACAGTTCTTATTTTTACCCTGCATTTTTAAATATGGTAGTAAAATTTTATTATTATGGCGAAGTTCGATTTTATCTCCCAATAACTCATTAAACTCAATACCTAAATAGTTAACCATTTCATATACATCAAAAGGTGTAAGTACTACTAAATCTCCAACATCTTTGCAACAGTCACTGCATCCATTACAACCACATGTGTCTGCTTTTACCATATCATCAATATCATATAGCTTTCCATCTGAAATTTCTTCTAATATATTTATAGATCTCATGTATATTAATTTTCACTCCTTGTTTATATCTTTAATTCTATTTTATTATACTAAAAATATTATTACAATTTAATATATTTATTTATACATAGAAACAAAATCTACTTTTAGTAGAGTTAGACTCTACGGAGCATAGATTACAAAGTGAAAAATTTTATCATATACTTGTTTTACAAGTCAGATTAAGAAAGAAGGGATACAAATGTTAAATGAGAATTTTCATAAAATAGATTTAAAGAAGTGAGATAGATACCAGTATTTTTATTATTTTACAAAAATGTTGCCAACAGGATACAGTATTAGTGTAAATATTGATATTACCAATGCCTATAATATGATAAAAACTAAGAATAAAAAGTTTTTTCCAGCTTATTTATACGTTGCTTCAAAGATAATAAGTGAAATGAAGGAATTCAGAGTTGCTTCTTTAGACAGTGAATTAGGTTATTACGAGGTTTTACATCCGTCTTATGCTATTTTGCATAAAGATGATAATACTATGTCAAATATGTGGACAGAATATGATGATGATTTTGATATCTTCTATAAAAATTATATGGATGACCAAAATAGATATGGTGATAATCATGGACCTATGGCTAAAACTGAAATGGCTCCACAAAATAACTTTATGATAGGCATGGTACCATGGATAGAATTTTCTAGCTATACTCCTGTGCCATTTGCGCCTATGACTACCTATTCTCCTATTCTACAAGGTGGGAAGTTTTTAAAAAAAGATAATAGACAAATGATGCCTTTTTCTATTACAGTTCATCATGCTGTGGCAGATGGCTATCATGTGGGGTTATTTTTAGAGAAATTTCAAGAATATATGA
Proteins encoded:
- a CDS encoding tyrosine-type recombinase/integrase, whose protein sequence is MSTAFIRKRSKNYIVYLEYFDKKTNKKKQKNMGSYPLKRDASKRLNEVKEDIYKDELLVPNEIILEDYILDFLEKYKINLSITTYNVYTRICKKYIIPLLGDIKLCEIKPIHVQNYVDDLLDLLTPQTIKVHLNVLNLSLKRAYRLKLIKENPVQFVEVPKNRKYKNEIYNAEDMQKLLEKSQGTYMELPIVLAGGLGLRISEILGLTWNNVDFNNLTITIDKITVRNNGQVILKDPKTDSSIRTISAPKEVILMLKQLKKDRLAAKLRGEKSHRELIFYDKNLNPIAADVLSKKFRLFLKENNLKHIRFHDLRHSHVTLLIDAKVPIKVISERVGHSNINTTLNIYSHALKEMDQEASDKISSTLFNKDRKMS
- a CDS encoding YkgJ family cysteine cluster protein, producing the protein MRSINILEEISDGKLYDIDDMVKADTCGCNGCSDCCKDVGDLVVLTPFDVYEMVNYLGIEFNELLGDKIELRHNNKILLPYLKMQGKNKNCSFLDQEGRCMIHSKRPNICRLFPLGRVYKDNDFKYFLQVGNCPKEGLKDVKVRNWVGIENYNKNKQFILEWYKFIKALTFRLKFVRDEKEIEELNQILLDSCYGIKIKEEDFYFEFLKSLPEIKNRLGII
- a CDS encoding chromate transporter encodes the protein MSEKQSKSERLWILFKSMFVLSACTFGGGFVIVSLMKKKFVEELQWLEEDEMLDITAITQSSPGPLPVNASVIIGYRMNGVIGSLVAIIGTIIPPMVIISLISLFYTQFRTNTYIAIMLQVMRAGVAAVIFDVVINLAQNVCKTKRVMYIAMMVISFIATYFFGVSAMLIILTCLAIGIIDLIVNLKKEKKHNGGQKQCC
- a CDS encoding LysR family transcriptional regulator, with translation MTIRHLRIFITIVECKTMRKAAEKLYISQPAVSQAISELEKYYDIKLFERLSQRLYITEAGETLLSYARHIVSSFEDMESAMFDASSKMTIKIGGSVSIGTTMLIDIVEQLEDEIPGIDVRVTVDNTSTIENKVCLSELDLAIVEGCLQSDEIIQIPVHNDELVMVVGKDHSFWDRQCISISELHNQDVISREEGSANRNQFEQLLIENKIKINKKWSCTNTEAIKNLVKDGKGIAIISKLLIKKEIEEKKLRIVNVDNIKVYRESKLIYHKNKYISPQMKKFIEICKNRYT
- a CDS encoding peptide MFS transporter, with product MVISTKSKIKYPMGFYVCTSAYALERMAFYSAKWLIAIFIAAEVIKGGLGLTPADGAKMTANLVAFTYLTPILGGFIADRWISPRLCVILGALIMGAGYVLGYQASVMSSPKLLSGMILLVSIGTGLYKGNIAGISGRLFKDKSRLDSAFSIQYSIANMGSFLGTLIVSFIAYKIGFGKTFLVCALLLLVSAIWFYFGGRATFGEIGKKPFEANENKTYTNNLSKDYRTPLTLEDKKKIGAIILFSVFSVVFWIVWYLTYMPVLYHWGPDFDYANKANWVIGNFRVPSSWFDSLNSLCCIILGPVLAAVWSRNAKSSKGDMSIFKKTAMGMMLLGLAFILMCTAEILRGDGQASLMWIIAVGILISIGEMVFAPLGKSFISKFSPPRLLGLMMGVWPLARFIAGKTYGYLYEMLSGHSFVYAYGIVSIIVILCGITIWLLDKKISLLEDRKNEAKETV
- a CDS encoding collagen-like protein; this encodes MDKNCVNKCNSCNMSSCQELKADKTCKNKKVYCSGKMESSSCPMFVVPVNCGDFQIFNILKCSIGKMVGLKLEGSDCILRLKVCQVNQCAVMGKTCSGKGPIYIKLSSIQYVDLGKEVYVNPLCNFSSGVGTQGPAGPMGPMGPKGPKGDMGSQGPTGPMGPKGPKGDKGDMGSQGPTGQMGPKGETGPQGPAGTPGASSKGTKGETGPQGPAGPMGPMGPQGPKGDMGSQGPVGPTGQIGPMGPQGPKGEIGPQGSAGIPGTVVPTPIPEYEYKKKKYQNKK
- a CDS encoding magnesium transporter CorA family protein encodes the protein MHILNLNTKQVTKNIDEINFNKDYHFIVCNPWELKFFKDTLKLNNEAYKDCLSFDDKVRVNIYDEYIFFTLANFQICEEDILLEEINIFLSDKYLLIVLRKKNDIYKEVKQLMCETFYYKSNLTLSLFIIYSSILRIIISNQFENLEKVEEIILELEDDIINEVGENVSSKISHIRGMCRNCVKNIRPLTYIIDTLLKDGMEFFSDDNPDNSYLEKEYEKLIQGLDLSIDKLYNFSLSTRELADKLLDIYSSKVSERTNSLITKLTIFTGTAVPISIITGIYGMNFKYMPELTYEYGYKITILVILLIIILSFIIFKRKKFL
- a CDS encoding chromate transporter, producing MLLMKLFFSFLQVGLFSVGGGYAAIPLIQDQIVNVHGLMTLSEFTDLITIAEMTPGPISINSSTFVGTRLAGPFGATICTLGCIIPSFVICLTLAHFYYKYRNFTGVQTVLASLRPAVVALIGSAGASILLLALFNSDIRSLNLGDFRIIEFGLFVGCLYLLRKYKANAISIILGSGVVGTAMYLIQGVII